Sequence from the Chloroflexota bacterium genome:
CCAACTACAATTCGCCCGGGCAGACCGTGATTTCGGGTGAGCTGGCTGCCCTAAGAGAGGCGATGCAACTGGCTCTGGCGCGTGGTGCTCGCAAGGTCGTCTGTTTGGCCATCAGCATCGCTGCTCATTCCCCGCTGATGCGCCGTGCCTCCGACCAGTTTGCCGAAGCGATCTCTCGGCTGCGCTTCCGCGAGGCAGAAATACCGATCGTAGCCAATATCACGGGCAAAGCCATAACGAATGTGGAAGATATCCAGCGCGAACTGCGCGAACAGATCTGCTATTCTGTTCAATGGACAAGGTCAGTAGCTGAGATGCTCAATGCCGGTGTCTCCACTTTCATTGAGGTTGGACCTGGACAGGTCCTCTCTGGTTTAGTTAAGCGGATCAGCAAGGATACGGAGTCCTTGAGCCTTAATGATCTCAAGAGCATAGAGGCCTTTAGCAATCGGATCAAGCAGCAGGGCTTTATCTAGTTCTCTGGACCTCGCCGAGTAACGCCTCTGCTGCTTCCTTACTATGGTGAATCAAGGTCTGAATCTCCGATGCTGAAGCCCTTTCGACGTGTAGACCGGCCACAACCACAACGACCTGGTTCAGTCTGGCTGCAAGGCTCTCTGAAATGGGCTTAACGATCTCGTCCTCTTTGTGTCCTATCACGGTTAGCACCGACGCTGTGGCGCTCATCCTGGCCGGATCGGCCAGGCTAGGGCGAGGGATGGCCAGGGCCACAGCGCCAATATGAGGATGCTCACCACCCAGAATATGGACTATTAAGCCATTCGCCGTGCGAATGGCTGTTGCCCGCACCTGCAGGCGTCCCTCCCCTACCGAGGTCGTGAAGATATGTTCTTCCTCTTGCATACCTGATTCCACAGCAGATATCCAGAACTAGGAGGGCTGCTCGTTGCGCCAGCGCTTATAAAGTGCATGCTCTATCCGCAAGGCATCGAGTACCTTACCGACAACGTGCCTGACCATATCCTCGATGGTCTGGGGCAGCATATAGAAGCCGGGCATGGCTGGAATGATGATCGCCCCTGCTCTGGCCAGGCAGAGCATATTCTCCAGATGAATAATGCTTAGGGGCATCTCCCGTGGAACGACGATCAAGCTGCGGCGCTCCTTTAGAGTCACATCAGCGGCCCGCGTCAGAAGGTTATCGGAATAGCCATGGCTTATTGCCGCTAGAGTCCGCATACTGCACGGGATGATCACCATACCATCGGT
This genomic interval carries:
- a CDS encoding UbiX family flavin prenyltransferase, with amino-acid sequence MTSKPERKRLIVAISGASGAVYGKTLLTILQDKKIETHLIVSEVGQGILEYETGTTQEEIRGLATYWYDIRDLEAPISSGSFHTDGMVIIPCSMRTLAAISHGYSDNLLTRAADVTLKERRSLIVVPREMPLSIIHLENMLCLARAGAIIIPAMPGFYMLPQTIEDMVRHVVGKVLDALRIEHALYKRWRNEQPS